GCAGGAATCCATTTGATTATCGCGACTCAAAGGCCGTCTGTAGACGTTATAACTGGTGTAATAAAAGCAAATATTCCATCACGTATCGCATTCAGTGTTTCTTCAATGACGGATTCCCGTACGATTCTGGATATGGGAGGTGCAGAAAAGCTTCTTGGAAGAGGAGACATGCTCTTCCTGCCTGTCGGGGCATCCAAACCTGTACGTGTTCAGGGAGCTTTTCTATCAGATCATGAAGTAGAGGAAGTAGTAGAATTTGTGATTGGCCAGCAAAAGGCTCAGTATCAGGAAAATATGATTCCAACTGAAGCTGCTGAAACGACAAGCGAAGTGAATGATGATTTATATGAAGAAGCTGTTCAGCTGGTAGTCGATATGCAGACTGCATCGGTTTCTATGCTGCAGAGAAGGTTTCGAGTCGGATATACAAGGGCCGCAAGACTGATAGACGCCATGGAAGAACGGGGCGTTGTGGGACCTTATGAGGGGAGCAAACCCCGGGAGGTTTTATTAAGTAAAGGACAGCATGATGAAATGAGTTCTTAAGCAGAAGGGGAAATCCCTTCTGTTTCTTGCTGTACAAGTTAACATAATAATATTATCTTGTTTTTTAGCCCGTATTAAGTTTGAGTAAATAGTATTACGAAAATTCGACAAAATTATTAAATTTTTATTTATTTATGTATTGAAACATGATATATTATTTTCGATTAGTAAAGGTTAAACATCAGATGTCTGATCTTTATAAAACGGGGGCTTGTCATGAGCATTAAATCAGACAATCGGCATCTGTACTTGCAGGTGATAGATCGAATAAAAGAAGATATAAAAAAAGGTGCTTATAAAGAAAAGGAAAAACTTCCTTCAGAATTTGACCTGGCCAAGAATTTGGGTGTAAGCAGAGCAACGCTTAGAGAAGCACTTAGGATACTGGAAGAAGAAAATGTGATCATAAGACGCCATGGTGTCGGGACATTTGTCAATACAGTCCCGCTGTTCAGTTCAGGAATTGAGCAGCTTAACAGTGTAACAGCTATGATCATGCAAGGGGGAAAAGCTCCAGGAACCATCTTTTTATCCTCTTCTATCGTGGGACCGACTGAAGAAGATGCACAGCGCTTCGGAATTACGGAAGAAGAAGAAATTTTCCAGATTGAGAGGGTACGGACTGCGAACGGAGAACCGGTCGTCTACTGTCTGGACAAAATTCCCGGGAAACTTCTCCCGAAAGATTTGACCCATGACAGTGAATCCTTGTTTGAGCTTCTTGAGAAAAAGACAGACAGCATTATTGGCCATGCGATTACAGCCATTGAGCCTATTGGCTACCACGATAAGATTTCACCGCTTTTAAACTGCGATCCGGAAACTGCACTGCTGCTCCTTAAACAGATGCATTATGACCTGCAGGATCGTCCAATTCTATACTCGTTAAACTATTTTAGAGCCGATATGTTTTCCTTCCACGTTGTCAGAAAAAGAAACTAGAAATTAGAACTTTTAGGAGGTGATGAAGGACAGGCTCTCTGCTTTACATTCAAAAGTTTCGCAATATTCTATTCATAATTACGGGGGGAAATACAACATGAAAAAATGGGGTTTAGCTTTATCAGCTGTTCTGGCAGCAGGAACAATACTTGGGGCTTGCGGAAATAAATCTGCCGAGACGGGCGGAAAAGCAAGCGATTTCACAGTGGCAATGGTAACGGATGTCGGCGGTGTAGATGATAAGTCATTTAACCAATCCGCATGGGAAGGAATTCAGGATTTCGGTAAAGACAACAGCATGGAAAAAGGAAACAAGGGCTTTAACTACCTGCAATCCAAAAATGACGGTGACTATGTTACAAACTTGAACA
The Metabacillus sp. FJAT-52054 genome window above contains:
- a CDS encoding GntR family transcriptional regulator; the protein is MSIKSDNRHLYLQVIDRIKEDIKKGAYKEKEKLPSEFDLAKNLGVSRATLREALRILEEENVIIRRHGVGTFVNTVPLFSSGIEQLNSVTAMIMQGGKAPGTIFLSSSIVGPTEEDAQRFGITEEEEIFQIERVRTANGEPVVYCLDKIPGKLLPKDLTHDSESLFELLEKKTDSIIGHAITAIEPIGYHDKISPLLNCDPETALLLLKQMHYDLQDRPILYSLNYFRADMFSFHVVRKRN